One window of Oscillospiraceae bacterium genomic DNA carries:
- a CDS encoding class I SAM-dependent methyltransferase translates to MYQDFSYYYDQFAYDIDYGKFYRYYKKIFEKFSISPKLILDICCGTGTLTRLMAKDYEMIGVDYSWEMLDVAREKDPDNTILYLNQSMTDFELYGTVDVCYSSLDSVNYLLSKEDLIKHFKLVHNYLNPDGLYIFDISTIYKFRHILGNNTFTDETETEFFVWQNNYEDRLLTMDLDIFYQEENGSYGRVSETHYERGYTISEISKVAEKCGFKVEGVFDEFSFKPAHAKSERIFFVIRSIKK, encoded by the coding sequence ATGTATCAGGATTTTTCATATTACTATGACCAATTTGCCTATGATATTGATTACGGCAAATTTTATCGGTACTACAAAAAAATATTTGAAAAATTTTCCATATCCCCCAAGCTGATTTTGGATATTTGTTGCGGCACGGGAACCTTAACCCGTCTGATGGCAAAGGATTACGAAATGATCGGTGTGGATTATTCGTGGGAAATGCTGGATGTTGCCAGAGAGAAAGATCCTGATAACACCATTTTATATCTCAATCAGTCTATGACAGATTTTGAACTGTACGGCACGGTGGATGTCTGCTATTCTTCTTTAGACAGTGTGAATTATTTACTTTCAAAAGAAGATTTAATCAAGCATTTTAAATTGGTGCATAATTACTTAAACCCCGATGGGTTATACATATTTGATATTTCCACCATTTATAAATTTCGCCATATTTTGGGGAATAACACCTTTACCGACGAAACCGAAACTGAGTTTTTCGTGTGGCAAAATAACTATGAAGACCGTCTTTTAACCATGGATTTAGATATCTTCTATCAGGAAGAAAACGGTTCTTACGGACGTGTATCCGAAACTCATTACGAAAGAGGCTACACCATATCGGAAATCTCAAAAGTTGCCGAAAAATGCGGATTTAAAGTGGAAGGCGTTTTTGATGAATTCAGTTTCAAACCTGCCCACGCTAAAAGTGAACGGATATTTTTTGTAATAAGGAGCATAAAAAAGTGA
- a CDS encoding MBL fold metallo-hydrolase, with product MYFCRFFEGFMMEIKTVVTGNIEENCHLVWDENKRCLVIDPGDDSSRILKVISEHQLLVEKIVLTHGHYDHVGAVNELKKATGATVIAHLEEKELILNPELSLARYISSDFSIPQVDSYVKEGDKILVGDLSFAVMHTPGHTQGGMCLYGHDVLFSGDTVFYGTLGRWDFPTGNLSKLVHSITKRIFSLPNETVIYSGHGPKTTVGMEKKQNEVLRWSSI from the coding sequence ATGTACTTCTGCCGATTTTTTGAGGGATTTATGATGGAAATTAAAACAGTTGTCACAGGAAATATTGAAGAAAACTGTCATTTAGTGTGGGATGAAAACAAGCGTTGTCTTGTGATTGATCCTGGGGATGATAGCAGTCGTATTTTAAAGGTGATTTCAGAGCATCAGCTTTTGGTTGAAAAAATCGTTTTAACCCACGGTCATTATGACCATGTGGGCGCGGTGAATGAATTAAAAAAAGCTACCGGCGCAACTGTGATTGCACATTTGGAAGAAAAAGAACTGATTTTAAATCCCGAGTTATCTCTTGCGCGATATATCAGTTCTGATTTTTCAATTCCCCAAGTGGATTCCTATGTAAAAGAGGGAGACAAAATTTTGGTTGGCGATTTATCCTTTGCTGTAATGCATACACCGGGACACACCCAAGGCGGAATGTGCTTGTACGGTCACGATGTTTTGTTTTCAGGTGATACCGTGTTTTACGGAACCCTCGGCAGATGGGATTTTCCCACGGGAAATTTATCCAAATTGGTTCATTCTATCACCAAACGGATTTTTTCTTTACCCAATGAAACCGTGATTTATTCAGGACACGGTCCCAAAACCACTGTTGGTATGGAAAAGAAACAAAATGAGGTTTTAAGATGGTCATCAATCTGA
- the mutS gene encoding DNA mismatch repair protein MutS: MEKLSPMMQQYFQIKKDYEDTLLFFRLGDFYEMFFSDAITASRELEITLTGRDCGQEERAPMCGVPYHSAETYISRLIKKGYKVAICEQVTDPKAAKGIVERAVVRIITPGTFSDTNALDEKSNHYLASAYLTKKGAGVTFCDITTGDVSTTEFRGNDFIAHLTSELIKYAPAEILVNSEALIHNSFLSSVKERINTRFETVDDSVYSFSNIEETLSRKFEAFWQKKDELLKKELSYFSLAACLYYIDKTQKTELRHISEFDYYDANSFLEIDDCAKRNLELTETMRDKKRFGSLFGVLDETKTSMGARMLKRFIERPLVNRTEIERRLDAVDELTRNQPDADAIRTLLKDIRDVERLLSKISLKTVNGRDLLALRDSFRVLPELKELVGRFSSSLWKQMVRDWDSLEDIFSEIDASISEDAPLTIREGEIIKEGYHEEIDKIRAMKKNSKTVLLELENKEREKTGIAKLKTGYNKVFGYYIEVTKSYQDLVPDYFIRKQTLANCERYITAELKEIEEVLLSAEEKITELEYQVFCQIREMIFNNSERIKKTADLISYLDVLGSFYETALKHNYVKPEFNSFNQIEILDGRHPVVEQARKDILFVSNDTKLTQQQHFAIITGPNMAGKSTYMRQVALICIMAQMGSFVPAKFASLTVLDKVFTRVGASDDLAMGQSTFMVEMTEVSTILKNATKNSLVILDEIGRGTSTYDGLSIAWAVVEYICEKIGAKTLFATHYHELTQLEEKMSPVKNYCVAVKKRGDDITFLRRIIEGGADDSYGVEVAKLAGIPNQVIKRAQELVKDLEGDKDAMKPSSANVVTEDDSQSFAGILSMNLVAELKKTDVTTLTPLEALNLLNNLVNEAKKI, translated from the coding sequence ATAGAAAAATTATCCCCGATGATGCAACAGTATTTCCAGATCAAAAAAGATTATGAAGATACCTTGTTGTTCTTTCGGTTAGGCGATTTTTACGAAATGTTTTTTTCGGATGCTATCACTGCATCCCGTGAGCTTGAAATTACGCTGACGGGCAGAGATTGCGGTCAGGAGGAGCGCGCACCGATGTGCGGCGTTCCCTATCACAGTGCCGAAACTTATATTTCAAGACTGATTAAAAAAGGTTATAAAGTTGCCATTTGTGAGCAGGTGACAGACCCAAAAGCAGCCAAAGGTATTGTGGAACGTGCGGTGGTAAGAATTATTACTCCCGGCACATTTTCCGATACCAATGCGCTGGATGAAAAATCCAATCATTATTTAGCGTCTGCTTATCTTACCAAAAAAGGAGCAGGGGTTACTTTTTGTGATATCACCACCGGGGATGTTTCCACCACAGAATTTAGGGGAAATGATTTTATCGCTCATTTAACCAGCGAACTTATCAAATATGCCCCTGCAGAAATTTTAGTAAATTCCGAAGCTTTGATACATAATAGTTTCCTTTCTTCCGTGAAAGAAAGAATCAACACCCGTTTTGAAACCGTGGACGACTCTGTTTACAGTTTCTCCAATATTGAAGAAACACTGTCCCGAAAATTTGAAGCGTTCTGGCAGAAAAAGGACGAACTCTTAAAAAAAGAACTGTCTTATTTCTCCTTGGCGGCTTGTCTTTACTATATCGATAAAACCCAGAAAACTGAGCTTCGTCATATCAGCGAGTTTGATTATTACGATGCCAACAGCTTTTTGGAAATTGATGATTGTGCCAAACGAAATCTGGAATTAACCGAAACCATGCGGGATAAAAAACGGTTTGGTTCTTTGTTTGGTGTGCTGGACGAAACCAAAACCTCTATGGGTGCCAGAATGCTCAAACGCTTTATTGAACGTCCTTTGGTCAATCGCACAGAAATTGAACGCCGATTGGATGCAGTGGACGAGTTAACCCGCAATCAGCCTGATGCAGATGCCATTCGCACGTTGTTAAAAGATATTCGAGATGTGGAACGTCTTCTCTCCAAAATTTCTTTGAAAACAGTGAACGGCAGAGATTTGTTGGCACTTCGTGATTCTTTCCGTGTGCTTCCCGAATTGAAAGAATTGGTTGGTAGATTTTCTTCTTCCTTATGGAAACAGATGGTTCGTGATTGGGATTCTTTAGAAGACATCTTTTCGGAAATTGATGCATCTATTTCCGAAGATGCGCCTTTGACCATTCGTGAGGGAGAGATCATCAAAGAAGGATACCACGAGGAAATTGACAAAATCCGTGCCATGAAGAAAAACAGCAAAACCGTTCTGCTGGAACTGGAAAACAAAGAACGGGAAAAAACCGGAATTGCGAAATTAAAAACAGGCTATAACAAAGTGTTTGGCTACTATATCGAAGTCACCAAATCCTATCAGGATTTAGTGCCTGATTATTTTATCAGAAAACAGACTTTAGCCAACTGTGAACGTTATATCACAGCTGAATTAAAAGAAATAGAAGAAGTGCTGTTAAGTGCAGAAGAAAAAATTACCGAACTGGAATATCAAGTGTTCTGTCAGATTCGAGAAATGATTTTCAATAATTCCGAACGTATCAAGAAAACTGCTGATTTGATTAGCTATCTTGATGTGTTGGGCTCTTTCTATGAAACGGCTTTAAAACATAATTACGTGAAACCTGAATTTAATTCGTTCAATCAAATTGAAATTTTAGATGGCAGACATCCCGTGGTGGAACAAGCAAGAAAAGATATTTTATTTGTGTCCAATGACACAAAATTGACCCAGCAACAGCATTTTGCTATCATTACAGGTCCTAATATGGCAGGGAAGTCCACCTATATGCGTCAAGTTGCTTTAATCTGCATTATGGCGCAGATGGGTTCTTTTGTACCTGCAAAATTCGCCTCTTTAACAGTGCTGGACAAAGTATTCACCCGCGTGGGAGCGTCCGACGATTTGGCGATGGGACAATCCACTTTTATGGTGGAAATGACCGAAGTATCCACGATTTTAAAAAACGCCACAAAAAACAGTTTGGTCATTTTAGATGAAATCGGTCGTGGTACCAGTACCTACGACGGTCTGTCTATTGCCTGGGCTGTGGTGGAATACATTTGTGAAAAAATTGGTGCAAAAACTTTATTTGCAACCCATTATCACGAATTGACCCAGTTGGAAGAAAAAATGAGTCCTGTGAAAAACTACTGTGTTGCTGTGAAAAAACGGGGAGACGATATTACCTTCCTTCGCCGTATTATTGAAGGCGGTGCAGATGACAGCTATGGGGTAGAAGTTGCCAAATTGGCAGGAATCCCCAATCAGGTGATCAAACGTGCCCAGGAACTGGTGAAAGACTTAGAGGGGGATAAAGATGCTATGAAACCGTCTTCTGCCAACGTTGTAACGGAAGACGACAGTCAATCATTTGCAGGCATTTTATCTATGAATCTGGTAGCGGAACTGAAAAAAACAGATGTTACAACGCTGACCCCTTTAGAAGCGTTGAATTTACTTAATAACTTGGTGAATGAAGCCAAAAAAATCTAA
- the miaB gene encoding tRNA (N6-isopentenyl adenosine(37)-C2)-methylthiotransferase MiaB, which produces MKNVRLKNEGTKKTAVVVTYGCAQNETDSDKLYAMLMQMGYEKGTDEKKADLVIYNTCSVRENAEVKVYGKVGTLKAKKKKNPDMVIGVCGCLMQQPHASERIKKTFPFVDMVFGTHVIHEFPKMLHHVLTERERVFSVDSVDGVIAEGVPVVYDKWYKASIPIMYGCNNFCTYCVVPYTRGRERSRKSKDILSEINTLCEKGLKEVTLLGQNVNSYGKDLENDLDFPDLLAAICQIDQIKRVRFVTSHPKDLTDKLIAVMGASKKICNSLHLPFQAGNNRVLKEMNRRYTREDYLTLVDKIRTAVPDIALTSDVIVGFPGETEEEFYDTLSLIREVRFDNLFTFIYSPRKDTKAALMADPRTYEEKLKNFNELLEVQTEICREANEAYLNNTYEIIDEGLSKNNPEMRQGRTTTNKVINYKAKTDVKEGDFVTVKVTEVMSWSLVGVQEC; this is translated from the coding sequence ATGAAAAATGTCCGCTTAAAAAATGAGGGGACGAAAAAAACTGCCGTGGTGGTTACATACGGTTGCGCTCAGAATGAAACTGATTCGGACAAGCTTTATGCAATGCTTATGCAAATGGGTTACGAAAAAGGCACCGATGAAAAAAAAGCAGACTTGGTAATTTATAACACCTGTTCCGTTCGTGAAAATGCGGAAGTAAAAGTGTACGGAAAAGTGGGCACCTTAAAAGCAAAAAAGAAAAAGAATCCCGATATGGTTATCGGTGTTTGCGGATGCTTGATGCAGCAGCCCCACGCCAGCGAACGCATCAAGAAAACCTTTCCTTTTGTGGATATGGTGTTTGGTACTCACGTAATTCATGAATTTCCTAAAATGCTACATCACGTGTTAACCGAAAGAGAACGTGTGTTCTCGGTAGATTCGGTAGACGGTGTGATTGCAGAGGGAGTTCCCGTGGTGTACGATAAGTGGTACAAGGCATCCATTCCGATTATGTATGGTTGCAACAATTTCTGTACCTATTGTGTAGTACCCTATACCCGTGGCAGAGAACGTAGCCGTAAATCCAAAGATATTTTATCAGAAATCAATACTCTTTGTGAAAAGGGCTTAAAAGAAGTAACCTTGCTGGGGCAGAATGTAAATTCCTACGGTAAGGATTTAGAAAATGATTTAGATTTCCCCGATTTATTAGCTGCAATCTGCCAAATTGACCAAATTAAACGAGTTCGTTTTGTAACTTCTCATCCTAAGGATTTAACCGATAAGTTAATTGCTGTGATGGGAGCTAGCAAAAAAATCTGCAACAGTTTGCATTTACCGTTCCAGGCAGGGAATAATCGTGTGTTAAAAGAAATGAATCGCCGTTATACCCGCGAGGATTATCTTACTTTGGTTGATAAAATCAGAACAGCAGTACCTGATATTGCATTAACCTCTGATGTTATTGTGGGATTTCCCGGTGAAACCGAAGAAGAATTCTATGATACCTTATCTTTAATCCGTGAAGTTCGTTTTGATAATTTGTTCACCTTTATCTATTCTCCCAGAAAAGATACCAAGGCAGCTTTGATGGCTGACCCCAGAACTTACGAAGAAAAATTAAAAAACTTTAATGAACTCTTAGAAGTGCAAACCGAAATTTGCAGAGAAGCCAATGAAGCGTATCTGAACAATACCTACGAAATCATTGATGAGGGCTTAAGCAAGAATAATCCCGAAATGCGTCAGGGCAGAACTACCACCAATAAGGTGATTAACTACAAAGCGAAAACAGACGTTAAAGAAGGGGATTTTGTAACAGTAAAGGTTACCGAAGTAATGTCCTGGTCCTTAGTGGGCGTTCAGGAATGTTAG
- the hemZ gene encoding coproporphyrinogen dehydrogenase HemZ, translating into MVINLKNEIESYHYGIYHLLKMIFPFDEVVCNHENADLDISYQVHDSFVKITCGDKIHQEPIVRDDVLLTLKRAIYRVCNANLPFGILTGVRPSQTALKFSENVLDGLSSVYLVSPEKARVMEQCANQVIATGKTLSKKEISLYIHIPFCPTRCGYCSFTLEYLKPYSLLIDDYFIALLTEVRAVMETLSECCLTLNSVYIGGGTPTVLTEKQLEQLIGTVLSFQTPKEFSVEAGRADTITYEKLSVLSKMGVNRISINPQTLNQATLDRIGRRHSVEEFLKAYEMSRKFSFETVNTDLIAGLPGETFLDFKHSLDGILELSPEHITLHTLCKKRTSDLRMQSDLEQYREAEKMLQYSYDVLEPTYEPYYIYRQKNAVAGLENIGFMRNGKVCNYNIFMMEEISSVVAVGAGGTSKLTDFATKKPFSKLRTDKQPERYMRDLDEIIKEKQTFLREGIPLL; encoded by the coding sequence ATGGTCATCAATCTGAAAAACGAAATAGAATCTTATCACTATGGAATTTACCATCTTTTAAAAATGATTTTCCCATTTGATGAGGTTGTTTGTAACCACGAAAATGCGGATTTGGATATTTCCTATCAGGTCCATGATTCTTTTGTGAAAATTACCTGCGGAGATAAAATTCATCAGGAACCGATTGTCAGAGATGATGTTTTGCTTACGCTAAAACGTGCTATCTATCGTGTGTGTAATGCAAACTTGCCTTTTGGTATTTTAACAGGAGTCCGCCCTTCTCAGACAGCGCTGAAATTTTCAGAAAACGTTCTTGACGGTTTATCTTCTGTGTATCTGGTTTCTCCCGAGAAAGCACGCGTGATGGAGCAATGTGCCAATCAGGTAATTGCAACAGGAAAAACATTATCTAAAAAAGAAATTTCTTTATATATTCACATTCCGTTTTGTCCCACAAGGTGCGGATACTGTTCTTTCACGCTGGAATATTTAAAACCTTATTCCTTGCTGATTGATGATTATTTTATTGCACTTCTTACAGAGGTTCGTGCCGTGATGGAAACCCTTTCGGAATGCTGTCTTACCTTAAACAGTGTGTATATCGGGGGCGGAACGCCTACCGTATTAACAGAAAAACAGTTAGAACAGTTAATCGGCACTGTATTGTCATTTCAGACTCCCAAAGAATTTTCGGTGGAAGCAGGCAGAGCTGACACCATTACTTACGAAAAACTATCCGTGTTATCCAAAATGGGAGTGAACCGCATCAGTATTAATCCTCAAACGTTAAACCAAGCTACTTTGGACCGAATCGGAAGACGTCACAGTGTTGAAGAATTTTTAAAAGCTTATGAAATGAGCAGAAAATTCTCTTTTGAGACGGTCAATACCGATTTGATTGCCGGGTTACCCGGAGAAACTTTTTTAGATTTTAAACATTCCTTGGACGGAATCTTAGAACTTTCTCCTGAGCATATTACCTTACATACCTTGTGCAAAAAGCGTACCTCTGATCTTCGGATGCAATCCGATTTAGAGCAGTATCGGGAAGCTGAGAAAATGCTTCAGTATTCTTACGATGTGTTGGAACCAACTTATGAACCTTACTATATTTACCGTCAGAAAAATGCGGTGGCAGGTCTGGAAAATATCGGTTTTATGAGAAATGGCAAGGTATGTAACTATAATATTTTTATGATGGAAGAAATTTCTTCCGTGGTGGCGGTTGGTGCAGGAGGAACTTCCAAACTGACCGATTTTGCTACCAAAAAACCCTTCTCCAAACTTCGTACCGACAAGCAGCCGGAACGGTATATGAGAGATTTAGATGAAATTATCAAAGAGAAGCAAACTTTTTTAAGAGAGGGAATCCCTCTCCTATAG
- a CDS encoding 6-phosphofructokinase produces MMKNLLVAQSGGPTAAINASLAGVIGGALKEEGIDKIYGAVYGIEGVLNDSLIELNTLDLDILKQTPAAYLGSCRKKLPKVSDNPELYQQIFSYFSEKNIGYFLYIGGNDSMDTVCKLSDYAKEHGIDVKIIGVPKTIDNDLAITDHTPGFGSAAKYVATTVAEIAEDSMVYDLKSVTIVEIMGRHAGWLTGAAALARNENRSAPHLIYLPEVAFSKEQFVNDIQNLFEKGIHQVIVAVSEGIHDENGTLICEGGTSATDSFGHAMLSGAGKALENLVKAELGCKARSVELNVCQRCAAHLLSETDVLEALAIGEAGVAQAVAGHSGEMMVFTRTSDSPYQMKIESADIHKSANVEKCVPADWIINGNDVTDDLVAYLKPLIAGEVVVRFDENGLPKHLYR; encoded by the coding sequence ATTATGAAGAATTTGTTGGTAGCACAATCGGGAGGGCCAACTGCAGCAATCAATGCAAGTTTGGCAGGCGTGATTGGCGGTGCATTAAAAGAAGAAGGTATTGATAAAATTTATGGTGCCGTTTACGGAATTGAAGGAGTGTTGAATGATAGCTTAATAGAATTAAACACTCTTGATTTAGACATTTTAAAGCAAACTCCTGCGGCATACTTAGGCTCTTGTCGAAAAAAACTTCCGAAAGTTTCTGATAACCCCGAACTGTATCAGCAGATTTTTTCTTATTTTTCAGAAAAAAACATCGGTTATTTTCTCTATATTGGCGGAAATGACTCCATGGATACCGTTTGCAAATTATCCGATTATGCAAAAGAACACGGTATCGATGTGAAAATCATTGGTGTTCCCAAAACCATTGATAATGACCTTGCGATCACAGACCATACACCCGGTTTTGGCTCTGCGGCAAAATATGTGGCAACCACCGTGGCAGAAATTGCCGAAGATAGTATGGTTTATGATTTGAAATCTGTTACCATCGTTGAAATTATGGGGCGTCATGCAGGTTGGTTGACCGGTGCAGCAGCATTGGCAAGAAACGAAAACAGAAGCGCACCTCATTTGATTTATTTACCTGAAGTTGCATTTTCCAAAGAACAGTTTGTCAATGATATTCAAAATTTATTTGAAAAGGGAATTCATCAAGTGATTGTGGCGGTATCCGAAGGGATTCACGATGAAAACGGCACTTTAATCTGTGAAGGCGGCACCAGTGCTACCGATTCCTTTGGTCACGCGATGTTAAGTGGTGCAGGAAAAGCGCTGGAAAACTTAGTAAAAGCGGAACTTGGTTGCAAAGCAAGAAGCGTGGAATTAAATGTATGTCAGCGTTGTGCGGCACATCTGTTATCCGAAACTGATGTTTTGGAGGCTTTAGCAATCGGGGAAGCAGGCGTAGCACAGGCTGTGGCAGGTCATAGCGGAGAAATGATGGTATTTACCAGAACTTCCGATAGTCCTTATCAGATGAAAATTGAATCTGCCGACATTCATAAAAGTGCCAACGTGGAAAAATGTGTTCCCGCTGACTGGATTATAAACGGTAATGATGTCACTGACGATTTAGTTGCGTACTTAAAACCTTTGATTGCTGGAGAGGTTGTCGTTCGTTTTGATGAAAACGGTCTCCCCAAACATTTATACAGATAG
- the mutL gene encoding DNA mismatch repair endonuclease MutL encodes MGTIHVLDRLLSDMIAAGEVVERPSSVVKELFENAKDAGAGRITVEIEEGGKKRISVTDDGVGMDREDAVLSVVRYATSKLKTKEDLFSIATMGFRGEALASICAVSKMTIITRKEEALSGTMLICEGGEVTSVEDIGCPVGTKITVENLFYNTPARLKFLKKDATEGAYIEEIVARLILSNPHLSIKFVKDGRQVYYSKGDNDIRSAVYAVYGSQLSEQLIMVDAEKNGVRISGCVGSPNLARPTRKFEHFSVNGRICKSKILIQALEYAYFQKMAQGKYPFCALDIQVDYTLCDVNVHPQKAEVKFSDEQSIYDAVYSAVKEVIEAKLFVKETKTVPIATSKAVQYGEPKTYQQRSFLSKEPVSVKTEAPKKQEPIFNQVNDFTFMRESKSDEKPATAIKKEPIVNESVIPKKEETQNIIEETKEIKVEKEETIVIEPLAEIIPQEPKIVEEAAETIPEKIEEPQETFRVIGQVFSSYILIEKGDELLLLDQHAAHERLNYEKIHQQMTTREVYSQLLLVPKIIEFAPTDYRLMLEHLELLQNVGIMADDFSDNSIVVREIPCEVKEKNIEKLLYEILEEIKKSGKVLPENFNLKLLFLVACKMSVKANTELSMYQMEELVKEAFSLNGKTTCPHGRPLFISFSKTTIETKFER; translated from the coding sequence ATGGGAACCATTCATGTATTAGACCGATTACTTTCTGATATGATTGCCGCAGGCGAGGTGGTTGAAAGACCTTCTTCTGTGGTGAAAGAACTGTTTGAAAATGCAAAAGATGCAGGTGCAGGCAGAATTACCGTAGAAATCGAGGAAGGCGGTAAAAAACGAATATCTGTTACTGACGACGGTGTTGGTATGGACCGTGAGGATGCAGTCCTCTCGGTTGTTCGGTATGCCACCAGTAAACTAAAAACCAAGGAAGATTTGTTTTCTATCGCTACCATGGGCTTCCGTGGAGAAGCATTGGCAAGTATCTGTGCAGTTTCCAAAATGACCATAATCACCCGAAAAGAGGAAGCACTTTCCGGTACAATGCTTATCTGTGAGGGCGGAGAAGTCACATCCGTAGAAGATATCGGCTGTCCTGTGGGTACTAAAATTACTGTTGAAAATTTATTCTATAACACGCCTGCAAGACTCAAATTCTTAAAAAAAGATGCCACGGAAGGTGCGTATATCGAAGAAATTGTGGCACGACTTATTTTATCCAATCCTCATTTGTCCATTAAATTCGTAAAAGACGGACGACAGGTGTATTATTCCAAGGGAGACAATGATATTCGCTCTGCAGTGTATGCAGTGTACGGAAGTCAACTGTCCGAACAGTTAATTATGGTAGATGCCGAAAAAAACGGTGTCAGAATTTCAGGATGTGTGGGATCTCCCAACTTAGCAAGGCCTACCCGTAAATTTGAACATTTCAGTGTCAACGGAAGAATCTGCAAATCCAAAATTTTGATTCAGGCGTTAGAGTATGCTTATTTTCAGAAAATGGCACAGGGGAAATATCCCTTTTGTGCTTTGGATATCCAAGTGGATTACACTTTGTGTGATGTGAATGTGCATCCGCAGAAAGCAGAAGTGAAATTCTCGGATGAGCAGAGTATTTATGATGCTGTTTATAGTGCCGTAAAGGAAGTAATTGAGGCCAAACTATTTGTGAAAGAAACCAAAACAGTTCCCATTGCTACGTCAAAAGCAGTGCAGTATGGAGAGCCAAAGACCTATCAACAACGCTCTTTCTTATCCAAAGAACCTGTTTCCGTGAAAACAGAAGCTCCCAAAAAGCAGGAACCGATTTTTAATCAGGTAAACGATTTTACTTTTATGAGAGAATCCAAATCGGATGAGAAACCGGCTACAGCAATCAAAAAAGAACCGATTGTGAATGAAAGTGTGATTCCCAAAAAAGAGGAAACACAAAACATTATAGAAGAAACAAAAGAAATAAAAGTAGAAAAAGAAGAAACGATTGTAATTGAACCATTGGCAGAAATCATTCCCCAAGAACCCAAAATCGTAGAAGAAGCGGCAGAAACCATTCCAGAAAAAATTGAAGAACCTCAGGAAACCTTCCGCGTCATCGGACAGGTATTTTCTTCCTACATTTTAATTGAAAAAGGGGACGAACTGCTCCTTTTAGACCAGCACGCCGCTCACGAACGGTTAAATTATGAAAAAATTCATCAGCAGATGACAACGAGGGAAGTTTATTCTCAGCTTCTTTTGGTACCGAAAATTATTGAATTTGCTCCCACTGATTACAGACTCATGTTGGAACATCTTGAGCTTTTGCAGAATGTGGGAATTATGGCAGACGATTTTTCCGATAATTCCATTGTGGTGCGGGAAATTCCCTGCGAAGTAAAAGAAAAAAATATTGAAAAATTATTATATGAAATTTTAGAAGAAATCAAAAAAAGCGGAAAGGTATTGCCCGAAAACTTCAATTTGAAGTTACTGTTTTTGGTAGCCTGCAAAATGAGTGTGAAAGCAAATACTGAGCTGTCTATGTATCAAATGGAAGAACTGGTCAAAGAAGCGTTTTCCTTAAATGGTAAAACTACCTGTCCTCATGGCAGACCGCTTTTTATCAGCTTTTCCAAAACAACTATTGAAACGAAATTTGAACGTTAG
- a CDS encoding inorganic diphosphatase, with translation MNIWHDMSDARITPEKFSAVIEIEKGGKNKYELDKETGLLKLDRVLYTSTHYPANYGFIPRTYAQDGDPLDVLVLCTEGILPMTVVECYPIGVIKMIDDGAVDEKIIAVCENDPYHNSFRDVSELPNHLFHEIKHFYEVYKMLEYKETIVNMVEGAEVAKKVIADCIENYKKNF, from the coding sequence ATGAATATTTGGCACGATATGAGTGATGCAAGAATCACTCCCGAAAAATTTTCTGCTGTGATTGAAATTGAAAAAGGCGGAAAAAACAAGTATGAACTGGATAAAGAGACCGGTCTTTTAAAATTAGACCGTGTGTTATACACTTCCACTCATTATCCGGCAAATTACGGTTTTATTCCCAGAACCTATGCCCAGGACGGTGACCCGTTGGATGTTTTAGTGCTTTGCACCGAAGGAATTTTGCCTATGACGGTGGTGGAATGTTATCCTATCGGTGTTATCAAAATGATTGATGATGGGGCGGTAGATGAAAAAATCATTGCTGTTTGCGAAAATGACCCCTATCATAACTCTTTCCGTGATGTATCGGAATTGCCCAATCATTTATTTCACGAAATCAAGCATTTTTACGAAGTGTATAAAATGCTTGAATATAAAGAAACCATTGTCAATATGGTGGAAGGTGCCGAAGTGGCAAAAAAAGTAATTGCCGATTGCATCGAAAACTACAAAAAGAATTTTTAA